From Vigna unguiculata cultivar IT97K-499-35 chromosome 5, ASM411807v1, whole genome shotgun sequence, the proteins below share one genomic window:
- the LOC114183230 gene encoding uncharacterized protein LOC114183230, whose amino-acid sequence MDESEQYPKEFYPNDGMTRRVSSSSSSSTTSVHVTALDGLVNVNSLFTIAVFVGLSLTTPGQRSLESRSACDAGTDMAKKLLVFEVVSFSFFLWSSLVAQGLKLALNLLNSKDTDEAFRAHINLKALRLGMLGSAIGSVMGCLFLVLSMVNVIQIRLGVLSCGSKAAVHAVTAMVVLVSSALVLYISTAIYAFTH is encoded by the exons ATGGACGA ATCAGAGCAGTACCCAAAGGAGTTTTACCCGAATGATGGAATGACCAGAAGggtgtcttcttcttcctcctcctccaccacgAGCGTCCATGTCACCGCCTTGGACGGCTTGGTCAACGTGAACTCCCTCTTCACGATCGCCGTGTTTGTGGGGCTCTCCCTCACCACGCCGGGGCAGCGCAGCCTGGAGAGCCGTTCGGCGTGCGACGCCGGCACCGACATGGCCAAGAAGCTCCTCGTCTTCGAAGTGGTGTCGTTTAGCTTCTTCCTTTGGTCCTCGCTGGTGGCGCAGGGGCTCAAGCTGGCGCTCAACTTGCTCAACAGCAAGGACACAGACGAGGCCTTCCGGGCCCACATCAACCTGAAGGCCCTGAGGCTGGGCATGCTGGGCTCCGCCATTGGGTCCGTCATGGGCTGCCTCTTCCTGGTGTTGTCAATGGTCAACGTCATCCAGATCCGCCTCGGTGTGCTCTCCTGCGGTAGCAAAGCCGCCGTGCACGCCGTCACCGCCATGGTCGTCTTGGTCTCTTCAGCTCTCGTGCTTTATATCTCCACTGCTATCTATGCCTTCACTCACTGA